The Megalops cyprinoides isolate fMegCyp1 chromosome 12, fMegCyp1.pri, whole genome shotgun sequence genome contains a region encoding:
- the LOC118786943 gene encoding V-type proton ATPase subunit D-like, translating into MSGKDRIEVFPSRMAQTIMKARLKGAQTGRNLLKKKADALSMRFRQILRKIIETKTLMGEVMREAAFSLAEAKFAAGDFSTTVIQNVTKAQVKVRAKRDNVAGVTLPVFEHYQEGGDSYELTGLARGGEQLAKLKRNYAKAVELLVELASLQTSFVTLDEAIKITNRRVNAIEHVIIPRIERTLSYIISELDEREREEFYRLKKIQEKKKQIKERTEKEMAARLATLGPISEPANLLTEETDEDLLFE; encoded by the exons ATGTCAGGAAAAGACAGGATCGAAGTGTTCCCCTCTCGGAT GGCTCAGACCATCATGAAGGCGCGTTTGAAAGGGGCACAAACGGGTCGAAACTTACTGAAGAAGAAAGCGGACGCCCTGTCTATGCGCTTTCGCCAGATTCTGAGGAAGATCATCGAG ACCAAGACCCTGATGGGTGAGGTGATGCGGGAGGCGGCCTTCTCTCTGGCAGAGGCAAAGTTTGCTGCTGGAGATTTCAG CACCACGGTGATCCAGAACGTGACCAAAGCGCAGGTGAAGGTCAGGGCAAAGAGGGACAACGTGGCAG GTGTTACCCTGCCGGTGTTTGAGCATTACCAAGAGGGAGGGGACA GCTATGAGCTGACTGGTTTGgccagaggaggagagcagctgGCCAAGCTGAAGAGGAATTATGCCAAGGCAGTGGAGCTGCTGGTGGAGTTGGCTTCCCTGCAG ACCTCATTTGTCACTCTGGATGAGGCCATTAAGATCACCAACCGCCGTGTGAACGCCATCGAACACG TAATCATCCCTCGGATCGAGCGAACGCTCAGCTACATCATCTCTGAGCTGGacgagagggagcgagaggagTTCTACAG GCTGAAGAAGATCcaggagaagaagaagcagatCAAGGAGCGGACGGAGAAGGAGATGGCGGCTCGTTTGGCTACGCTGGGGCCCATCAGTGAACCTGCCAACCTGCTGACGGAGGAGACGGACGAGGACCTGTTGTTCGAGTGA
- the eif2s1a gene encoding eukaryotic translation initiation factor 2 subunit 1a: protein MPGLSCRFYQHKFPEVEDVVMVNVRSIAEMGAYVSLLEYNNIEGMILLSELSRRRIRSINKLIRIGRNECVVVIRVDKEKGYIDLSKRRVSPEEAIKCEDKFTKSKTVYSILRHVAEVLEYSKDEQLESLFQRTAWVFDEKYKRPGYGAYDVFKQAVSDPSILDGLDLTEEERSVLIDNINRRLTPQAVKIRADIEVACYGYEGIDAVKEALRAGLGCSTEAMPIKINLIAPPRYVMTTTTLERTEGLSVLNQAMAAIKEKIEEKRGVFNIQMEPKVVTDTDETELARQLERLERENAEVDGDDDAEEMEAKTED, encoded by the exons ATGCCGGGGCTAAGTTGTAGGTTCTACCAGCACAAATTCCCGGAGGTGGAGGACGTCGTAATGGTGAATGTGCGGTCCATCGCCGAAATGGGTGCCTACGTCAGCCTGCTGGAATACAATAACATCGAAGGCATGATTCTGCTGAGCGAACTGTCACGCAGACGCATCCGCTCCATCAACAAACTCATCCGCATCGGTCGCAATGAATGCGTCGTCGTCATTCGAGTGGACAAAGAGAAGG gttaCATCGATTTATCAAAGAGGAGAGTTTCACCTGAGGAGGCTATTAAGTGTGAAGACAAGTTTACCAAATCCAAAACC gtatACAGTATCCTGCGACATGTGGCTGAGGTGTTGGAATACAGCAAGGATGAACAGCTGGAGAGCCTGTTCCAGCGCACTGCATGGGTTTTTGATGAGAAGTACAAGCGACCTGGATACGGCGCCTATGATGTCTTCAAACAGGCCGTGTC GGACCCGTCCATTCTGGATGGGCTGGATCTaacggaggaggagaggagtgtCCTCATCGACAACATCAACAGACGGCTCACCCCGCAGGCTGTCAAAATCCGAGCAG ACATTGAAGTGGCCTGCTATGGCTACGAGGGCATCGATGCCGTGAAGGAGGCCTTGAGAGCAGGACTCGGCTGCTCCACTGAGGCTATGCCTATCAAG ATCAACCTGATCGCTCCGCCACGCTACGTGATGACCACCACCACCCTCGAGCGCACTGAAGGCCTGTCCGTCCTCAACCAGGCCATGGCCGCCATCAAGGAGAAAATCGAGGAGAAGAGGGGCGTCTTCAACATCCAGATGGAG CCGAAGGTGGTGACTGACACAGATGAGACAGAGCTGGCGCGGCAGCTGGAGAGGCTCGAGAGGGAGAATGCTGAGGTGGACGGCGACGACGACGCCGAGGAGATGGAGGCCAAGACCGAGGACTAA